From the genome of Chania multitudinisentens RB-25, one region includes:
- a CDS encoding flagellin FliC — protein MAQVINTNSLSLMAQNNLNKSQSALGTAIERLSSGLRINSAKDDAAGQAISNRFTANIKGLSQASRNANDGISLAQTTEGALNEVNDNLQNIRRLTVQAQNGSNSSSDLQSIQDEISQRLNEINRISQQTDFNGVKVLSGDQKLTIQVGANDGETIDIDLKNINAQTLGLEKFSVADGVDISKVGATSLASIDKMGAPTIAADTGSPAKTSVDGKLYKAGSDYYVQTGAAEWVKGSLDADGEFTFDSSVGANVVTNKPAGLAEEAQVKVGTTNVSGLTGTDALHSYTDAAGKAGYVVKGKDAAGNDAYFKASVDAAGKVTKGAQQSTEPKTADPLATLDKALSQVDSLRSSLGAVQNRFDSVINNLNSTVNNLSASQSRIQDADYATEVSNMSRANILQQAGTSVLAQANQSTQNVMSLLR, from the coding sequence ATGGCACAAGTCATTAATACCAACAGTCTGTCGCTGATGGCGCAAAATAACCTGAATAAATCCCAGTCTGCGTTAGGGACTGCAATTGAGCGCCTGTCTTCGGGCCTGCGTATCAACAGTGCGAAGGATGACGCCGCAGGTCAGGCGATCTCAAACCGTTTCACTGCAAATATCAAAGGCCTGAGCCAGGCTTCCCGTAACGCCAACGACGGCATCTCTCTGGCGCAAACCACCGAAGGGGCGCTGAATGAAGTTAATGACAACTTGCAGAATATCCGTCGTTTGACGGTGCAAGCGCAAAACGGTTCTAATTCTTCCAGCGATTTACAGTCTATTCAAGATGAGATTTCTCAACGTCTGAATGAAATCAATCGTATTTCCCAGCAGACCGATTTTAACGGCGTGAAAGTATTGAGCGGCGATCAGAAATTGACGATTCAGGTGGGGGCCAATGATGGTGAAACCATTGATATCGATCTGAAAAATATCAATGCCCAAACGCTGGGCCTGGAGAAATTCAGCGTGGCCGATGGTGTTGATATCAGCAAAGTAGGGGCTACCTCCCTGGCGAGCATCGATAAGATGGGGGCTCCAACCATTGCGGCAGATACGGGCAGCCCAGCGAAAACTTCAGTTGATGGAAAGTTATATAAGGCGGGCAGCGATTACTATGTCCAGACAGGTGCTGCCGAGTGGGTGAAAGGGAGTCTTGATGCCGATGGTGAATTTACGTTTGATTCAAGCGTGGGGGCTAACGTGGTCACCAATAAACCTGCTGGTTTGGCCGAGGAAGCCCAGGTAAAAGTAGGGACGACTAACGTTAGCGGTTTGACTGGCACTGATGCATTGCATAGCTATACCGATGCTGCGGGTAAAGCGGGCTACGTTGTTAAAGGTAAAGATGCAGCAGGTAACGATGCTTACTTTAAAGCCTCTGTCGATGCTGCCGGCAAAGTCACCAAAGGTGCGCAGCAGTCAACCGAACCTAAAACAGCCGATCCACTGGCAACGTTAGATAAAGCGCTGTCGCAGGTGGATTCACTGCGTTCTTCTCTGGGTGCGGTACAGAACCGTTTCGATTCGGTTATCAACAACCTGAACAGCACCGTCAACAACCTTTCTGCTTCTCAGTCGCGTATTCAGGATGCGGATTATGCGACCGAAGTCTCCAATATGAGCCGCGCCAACATCCTGCAACAAGCAGGGACTTCGGTGCTGGCACAGGCGAACCAGTCAACTCAGAATGTGATGAGCTTACTGCGTTAA
- a CDS encoding RNA polymerase sigma factor FliA, whose amino-acid sequence MSDLYTADGVMDKNFLWQRYVPLVRHEALRLQVRLPANVELDDLLQAGGIGLLNAVERYDVLQGAAFTTYAIQRIRGAMLDELRSRDWVSRSVRRNARAVAKAIQQLEQQLSRPASEVEVAKALDVSLDEYRQILLDTNNSQLFSYDEWREEHGDSAEMVQEGHEAANPLHQLLEGNLRQRVIEAIEALPEREKMVLTLYYQEELNLKEIGAVLEVGESRVSQLHSQAIKRLRGRLASDV is encoded by the coding sequence GTGAGCGATCTCTATACCGCCGATGGCGTCATGGACAAGAATTTTCTCTGGCAGCGCTATGTTCCGTTAGTGCGCCACGAGGCGTTACGCCTGCAAGTCAGGCTGCCTGCCAACGTGGAGCTTGACGATCTGTTGCAGGCCGGAGGAATAGGCTTATTGAACGCAGTAGAACGCTATGACGTTTTACAGGGAGCCGCTTTTACAACCTATGCGATACAGCGCATTCGGGGAGCCATGCTCGATGAATTGCGTAGCCGCGACTGGGTGTCACGCAGCGTGCGCCGTAATGCCCGTGCAGTGGCAAAGGCGATACAGCAGTTGGAACAACAGTTGAGCCGCCCGGCCAGTGAGGTGGAAGTCGCGAAGGCGTTGGATGTTTCTCTCGATGAATATCGTCAGATCCTGCTGGATACCAACAACAGCCAGTTATTTTCCTACGATGAATGGCGCGAAGAACATGGTGACAGTGCAGAGATGGTGCAGGAGGGGCATGAAGCAGCCAATCCTCTGCACCAGTTGTTGGAAGGTAACCTGCGCCAGAGAGTCATTGAGGCCATTGAAGCGTTACCAGAACGCGAAAAAATGGTGTTGACGTTGTATTACCAGGAAGAGTTGAACCTGAAGGAGATTGGTGCAGTGCTCGAGGTGGGCGAATCACGCGTCAGTCAGTTGCACAGCCAGGCGATCAAACGCCTGCGAGGGCGCCTGGCCAGTGATGTTTGA
- the fliZ gene encoding flagella biosynthesis regulatory protein FliZ, translating to MPGLLLKKRPLSRYLKDYKHSQTHCFQCGKLLDRMALVFRGKVINKEAIARMDQPIDDDVWLNVQNELVALCRFCSEIAYNSNPSYFDIMAFKQYLFGQTEMSHSTIREYVVRLRRLDEMLVAHNYPADTFANGGNAQRTIDDLSSTLHSNYRIALRKYEQYLAWQKS from the coding sequence ATGCCTGGACTATTGTTGAAGAAACGGCCACTCAGCCGCTACCTGAAAGACTATAAACACAGCCAGACCCACTGTTTTCAGTGCGGTAAATTGCTTGATCGCATGGCGTTGGTGTTTCGCGGGAAGGTCATCAACAAGGAAGCTATCGCCCGTATGGATCAACCGATTGACGATGACGTCTGGCTCAATGTGCAAAATGAACTGGTCGCACTGTGCCGTTTTTGCAGTGAGATTGCCTACAATAGCAACCCCAGCTATTTCGATATCATGGCGTTCAAACAGTATCTGTTTGGGCAGACTGAAATGAGCCATAGCACGATCCGCGAATATGTGGTGCGCCTGCGTCGGTTGGACGAAATGCTGGTGGCGCATAACTATCCTGCCGACACATTTGCCAATGGCGGCAACGCTCAGCGCACGATTGATGATTTATCGTCAACTCTGCACAGTAACTATCGTATTGCGCTGCGCAAATACGAGCAGTATCTGGCCTGGCAAAAGAGTTAA
- the fliD gene encoding flagellar filament capping protein FliD, with product MASISSLGIGSGLDLNGLLEQMSKAEQQRLMPYTTQQTSSNAKLTAYGTLKGALEKFDNLSKELANADFFNNTTASQHSQFNITTNTRSVAGSYSIDVRQLAQSPILTSTATIAAQTAKLGSDGAINRSISITAGVPPKEVKISLHDEQTSLVEMRDAINRANAGVNATIMRVGDNAYALALNSSTSGENSQIAIQVNNDDKLGELFNYDPAKGAANPMFASSKGQDAKIQINGIEITRSTNSITDALQGVTINLISTTKPSEPQNLIINTDKQGSADKIKQWVDSYNSLLDISNSLTKYTPVKSGESQNSKNGALLGDYTLRGLQSSIKSILSTAQDNPELKGLGNLGISTNSKTGKLEINNEKLKKAIDEKPQQITNFFVGNGKNTGMATEIHNEIQEYIKAEGILEKTTKSIDKDLERLTTQIARVSESIQNTIDRYKQQFVQLDNMMSKLNGTSAYLTQQFSSKKP from the coding sequence ATGGCATCGATTAGTTCATTAGGTATCGGCTCCGGGCTAGACCTCAATGGTTTGCTGGAGCAGATGAGCAAAGCAGAACAACAGCGTTTGATGCCATACACCACCCAACAAACCAGCTCTAACGCTAAATTGACCGCATACGGTACGTTGAAAGGCGCATTGGAAAAATTTGACAACCTCAGTAAAGAGCTGGCCAATGCTGATTTTTTTAATAACACCACTGCCAGCCAGCATAGCCAATTCAACATCACAACCAATACCCGATCGGTAGCGGGTAGCTATAGCATTGATGTACGCCAATTAGCCCAATCCCCCATTCTGACCTCAACGGCCACTATCGCCGCTCAAACCGCTAAATTAGGTAGCGACGGAGCAATTAATCGATCAATTTCTATCACCGCGGGCGTTCCCCCCAAAGAAGTTAAAATCTCACTTCATGATGAACAAACTTCGCTGGTAGAAATGCGTGATGCCATAAATCGCGCCAACGCCGGGGTTAACGCCACCATTATGCGCGTGGGGGATAACGCCTACGCATTAGCGCTCAATTCATCTACTTCCGGCGAAAATAGCCAGATCGCTATCCAGGTGAACAACGACGATAAGTTGGGTGAGCTATTCAATTATGATCCAGCCAAAGGCGCTGCTAACCCGATGTTTGCATCCAGCAAGGGGCAAGATGCGAAAATCCAGATCAATGGCATCGAAATTACCCGCAGTACCAACTCAATCACCGATGCCTTGCAAGGGGTCACGATCAATCTGATATCCACGACTAAGCCATCAGAGCCACAAAACCTGATTATCAACACTGATAAACAGGGTTCCGCAGATAAAATCAAGCAATGGGTGGATAGCTATAACTCACTGTTAGATATTTCCAATTCTTTGACCAAATATACCCCGGTCAAAAGTGGTGAAAGTCAAAATAGCAAAAATGGTGCTTTGCTCGGTGATTACACGCTGCGCGGCCTTCAGTCGTCAATTAAAAGTATTCTCAGCACCGCTCAGGATAACCCTGAACTGAAAGGCTTAGGTAATCTCGGCATCTCCACAAACAGCAAAACAGGAAAATTAGAAATCAATAACGAAAAATTAAAAAAAGCAATTGATGAAAAACCGCAGCAAATAACAAACTTTTTTGTTGGCAACGGTAAAAACACCGGTATGGCAACCGAAATCCATAATGAAATACAGGAATACATTAAAGCGGAAGGGATCCTTGAAAAGACAACCAAAAGTATCGATAAGGATCTTGAACGTCTGACTACCCAGATCGCCCGCGTGTCTGAAAGTATTCAAAACACTATTGATCGTTATAAACAGCAATTTGTGCAACTGGATAACATGATGTCAAAACTGAACGGCACCAGTGCTTATTTAACCCAACAGTTTTCATCTAAAAAACCCTAA
- the fliT gene encoding flagella biosynthesis regulatory protein FliT yields MKPPLLATYQQIYNLSNQMIMLAQSRQWDALVELEITYIKAVEKTAGSIGIAGSSMTLQKIQRNKLQQIINNETELKRLLQLRLDELKSLITQSSQQKEVNNAYGQTTLLHQPQLR; encoded by the coding sequence ATGAAACCACCGCTGTTAGCTACCTATCAACAAATTTACAATCTGAGTAACCAAATGATTATGCTGGCGCAATCCAGGCAATGGGATGCTTTGGTTGAGCTGGAAATAACCTACATTAAAGCGGTGGAGAAAACGGCCGGTTCTATAGGAATTGCCGGTTCATCAATGACATTACAGAAGATTCAGCGTAATAAACTCCAGCAAATTATCAATAACGAAACAGAACTGAAGCGATTATTACAATTACGCCTGGATGAATTGAAATCATTAATTACCCAATCCTCTCAACAAAAAGAAGTTAATAATGCTTATGGTCAGACAACATTATTACATCAGCCGCAGCTGAGATAA
- the fliE gene encoding flagellar hook-basal body complex protein FliE, giving the protein MAIQSIEGVLQQLQATALQAGSLGQANPAQGASFASELQVAVNKISHAQQAARKQAQDFALNVAGINLNDVMVDLQKSSISLQLGVQVRNKLVAAYQEVMNMAV; this is encoded by the coding sequence ATGGCAATTCAAAGCATCGAAGGGGTTTTGCAGCAATTGCAGGCCACGGCGCTACAGGCGGGCAGCCTGGGGCAAGCTAATCCAGCGCAGGGCGCAAGCTTTGCCAGCGAATTACAGGTGGCTGTCAATAAAATCAGCCATGCTCAACAGGCTGCCCGCAAACAGGCGCAGGATTTTGCCTTGAATGTAGCAGGTATCAACCTCAACGATGTGATGGTCGATTTGCAAAAATCGTCGATTTCATTGCAGTTAGGCGTGCAGGTGCGTAATAAGCTGGTTGCGGCTTATCAGGAGGTGATGAATATGGCGGTGTGA
- the fliF gene encoding flagellar basal-body MS-ring/collar protein FliF, which yields MNASTATGENHANGLQAQWNRLRASRKIPLLIATSAAIAIVVALLLWAKSPDYRVLYSNLNDRDGGAIVTQLTQMNIPYRFTENGSALMIPAENVHETRLRLAQQGLPKGGAIGFELLDQEKFGISQFSEQINYQRALEGELSRTIESLGPVQRARVHLALPKPSLFVREQQAPSASVTLTLQAGRVLDDGQINAIVYMVASSVAGLPPGNVTVVDQAGRLLTQSDGTGRDLNAAQLKYADEVENRYQQRIETILAPLVGSANVRAQVTAQIDFATREQTDEQYQPNQAPEQSAVRSRQSSQSEQIGGQPIGGQPIGGVPGALSNQPSAPVSAPIETPKPNNANAATPPTARAANTNNSTPQNTRRDDTTNYEVDRTIRHTQQKAGAVERLSVAVVVNTLGTDQEGKPLLMNKEQLAQLESLVREAMGYSKTRGDTLNVVNAPFSDIAPPEGELPFWQSAAVIQQLFNAGRYLLVLLVAWLLWRKLVRPHWQNRLVTPKTSHPHSNHQLDANTEELAQRKKSQQRVNAEVRSQQMRDLADKDSRVVALVIRQWMSNES from the coding sequence ATGAATGCCTCAACAGCCACAGGGGAAAATCACGCTAACGGCCTTCAGGCTCAGTGGAACCGCCTGCGCGCCAGCCGCAAAATCCCACTGCTGATTGCCACATCCGCTGCTATCGCCATCGTGGTCGCCTTGCTGCTGTGGGCAAAAAGCCCAGATTACCGTGTGCTGTACAGTAACCTTAACGATCGCGATGGCGGCGCTATCGTCACGCAGTTAACCCAGATGAATATTCCCTATCGCTTCACCGAAAACGGTTCTGCGCTGATGATCCCGGCGGAAAATGTGCATGAAACCCGCCTGCGCCTGGCACAGCAAGGGCTACCGAAAGGCGGAGCCATAGGTTTCGAATTACTCGACCAAGAAAAGTTTGGTATCAGCCAGTTCAGTGAACAGATCAACTACCAGCGGGCGCTGGAAGGCGAACTGTCACGCACTATCGAATCTCTGGGGCCAGTGCAACGTGCCCGCGTGCATCTGGCGCTGCCAAAACCGTCGCTGTTCGTCCGTGAACAACAGGCTCCTTCCGCTTCCGTTACCTTGACCTTGCAAGCTGGCCGCGTTCTGGATGATGGCCAGATCAATGCCATCGTTTATATGGTTGCCAGCAGCGTCGCGGGTTTGCCCCCTGGCAATGTTACCGTCGTCGATCAGGCTGGCCGCCTGTTAACCCAGTCCGATGGCACTGGCCGCGATCTCAACGCCGCTCAGTTGAAATATGCCGACGAGGTAGAAAACCGCTACCAGCAACGTATTGAAACCATTTTGGCTCCGCTTGTCGGCAGTGCTAATGTGCGCGCCCAGGTTACCGCCCAGATTGACTTTGCCACCCGCGAACAAACTGATGAACAATATCAACCGAATCAGGCTCCCGAACAATCGGCGGTACGCTCAAGGCAGTCCAGCCAGAGTGAACAGATCGGCGGGCAGCCAATCGGCGGGCAGCCAATCGGCGGTGTGCCGGGGGCTCTTTCTAATCAGCCAAGCGCACCGGTCAGCGCGCCAATAGAAACTCCCAAACCGAATAATGCCAATGCCGCCACACCGCCCACGGCACGAGCGGCAAACACCAACAACAGCACGCCGCAAAATACCCGCCGTGATGACACTACCAACTATGAAGTCGATCGCACCATCCGTCATACCCAGCAAAAAGCGGGAGCCGTTGAGCGCCTGTCCGTCGCCGTGGTCGTCAATACCTTGGGAACCGACCAAGAGGGCAAACCGCTGTTGATGAACAAAGAACAGTTGGCGCAGTTGGAGTCGCTGGTACGTGAAGCCATGGGCTACTCCAAAACCCGCGGCGATACCTTGAATGTGGTGAACGCCCCATTCAGCGATATCGCACCGCCCGAGGGTGAATTACCGTTCTGGCAATCAGCGGCAGTGATCCAGCAACTGTTCAATGCAGGCCGTTATCTGCTGGTCTTGCTGGTGGCCTGGCTGCTGTGGCGCAAACTGGTACGCCCGCACTGGCAAAATCGGCTGGTCACACCGAAAACCTCTCATCCCCATAGCAACCACCAGCTAGATGCCAATACGGAAGAGTTGGCACAGCGTAAAAAATCGCAACAACGGGTGAATGCCGAAGTTCGCAGCCAGCAAATGCGCGATCTGGCCGATAAAGACTCGCGCGTGGTCGCGCTGGTGATCCGCCAATGGATGAGTAACGAATCATGA
- the fliS gene encoding flagellar export chaperone FliS — MYNHNRTQVYTQISIESGVMGASPHQLITLLFDGALNALLRARILMNQGNIAGKGEAISKAINIIDNGLKNGLNHAQGGEIADNLAALYDYMKRRLMQGNLHNDMAAIDEVIKLLESIADAWRQIGQTYQPSKEVV; from the coding sequence ATGTATAACCATAATAGAACTCAAGTTTACACCCAAATCAGTATTGAAAGTGGCGTCATGGGGGCCAGCCCGCACCAGTTAATCACCCTGCTATTTGATGGAGCTCTCAACGCTCTGCTGCGTGCGCGAATACTGATGAACCAGGGGAACATCGCAGGCAAAGGCGAGGCCATTTCAAAAGCGATCAATATTATTGATAATGGCCTGAAGAATGGGCTCAATCATGCACAAGGGGGTGAAATAGCCGATAACCTGGCAGCACTCTATGACTATATGAAACGCCGCCTGATGCAGGGTAATCTGCATAACGATATGGCAGCCATTGATGAAGTGATCAAATTGCTGGAGAGTATTGCTGACGCCTGGCGCCAGATTGGCCAAACCTATCAACCCTCTAAGGAGGTAGTGTAA